The following proteins are co-located in the Ancylothrix sp. D3o genome:
- the atpD gene encoding F0F1 ATP synthase subunit beta, translating to MVTTAEKTNVGYITQIIGPVVDVKFPGGKMPQIYNALKIQGKNEAGQDVNVTCEVQQLLGDNQVRAVSMSTTDGMVRGMEATDTGSPISVPVGTATLGRIFNVIGEPVDNQGPVNNTETLPIHRDAPKFTELETKPSVFETGIKVVDLLAPYRRGGKIGLFGGAGVGKTVIIQELINNIAKAHGGVSVFGGVGERTREGNDLYNEFKESGVINENNLSESKVALVYGQMNEPPGARMRVGLAALTMAEYFRDVNKQDVLLFIDNIFRFVQAGSEVSALLGRMPSAVGYQPTLGTEMGALQERITSTTEGSITSIQAVYVPADDLTDPAPATTFAHLDATTVLSRNLASKGIYPAVDPLDSTSTMLQPSVVGDDHYNTARSVQSTLQRYKELQDIIAILGLDELSEDDRLAVARARKIERFLSQPFFVAEIFTGAPGKYVKLEETIKGFKMILSGQLDDLPEQAFYMVGNIEEAIAKGEKMKAGK from the coding sequence ATGGTCACCACCGCAGAAAAAACAAACGTAGGCTACATTACCCAAATCATTGGGCCGGTTGTAGACGTGAAATTCCCTGGCGGCAAAATGCCCCAAATCTACAACGCTCTGAAAATTCAAGGCAAAAACGAAGCAGGCCAAGACGTTAACGTTACCTGCGAAGTCCAACAGCTTCTAGGTGACAACCAAGTGCGGGCCGTATCTATGAGTACGACCGATGGCATGGTTCGCGGCATGGAAGCTACAGATACAGGCTCCCCGATCAGCGTTCCTGTTGGTACTGCTACTTTGGGTCGCATTTTTAACGTGATCGGCGAACCGGTTGACAACCAAGGGCCGGTGAATAACACCGAAACTTTGCCTATCCACCGCGATGCTCCGAAATTTACGGAACTGGAAACTAAACCTTCTGTATTTGAAACCGGCATCAAAGTTGTGGACTTGTTGGCCCCCTACCGTCGAGGTGGCAAAATTGGTCTGTTTGGTGGGGCCGGTGTAGGCAAAACCGTTATTATTCAAGAGTTGATCAACAACATCGCTAAAGCACACGGTGGCGTATCCGTGTTTGGCGGTGTGGGCGAACGCACCCGCGAAGGGAATGACCTTTATAACGAATTTAAAGAGTCAGGCGTTATCAACGAGAATAACCTCTCCGAATCGAAAGTGGCTCTGGTTTATGGTCAGATGAATGAACCGCCCGGAGCTCGGATGCGCGTAGGTTTGGCCGCTTTGACGATGGCTGAATATTTCCGCGATGTCAATAAGCAAGACGTGCTGTTGTTTATTGATAATATCTTCCGTTTCGTGCAGGCCGGTTCTGAAGTATCTGCACTGCTCGGTCGGATGCCTTCTGCTGTAGGTTATCAGCCAACTCTCGGTACGGAAATGGGCGCTCTCCAAGAGCGGATCACTTCTACTACTGAAGGGTCTATTACTTCTATTCAAGCCGTATATGTGCCAGCGGATGACTTAACTGACCCCGCACCGGCCACTACGTTTGCTCACTTAGACGCCACAACCGTACTTTCTCGGAACTTGGCTTCTAAGGGCATTTACCCAGCAGTTGATCCTCTGGACTCTACCTCAACGATGTTGCAACCCAGCGTCGTTGGCGATGATCACTACAACACCGCTCGCTCTGTGCAGTCCACTTTGCAGCGTTACAAAGAATTGCAAGACATTATCGCTATTTTGGGCTTGGATGAGTTGTCGGAAGACGACCGGCTCGCCGTTGCTCGCGCCCGCAAAATTGAGCGTTTCTTGTCTCAGCCTTTCTTTGTGGCTGAAATCTTTACCGGCGCCCCCGGCAAATATGTCAAGCTCGAAGAAACCATCAAAGGCTTTAAAATGATTCTGTCTGGTCAGCTTGATGACCTGCCAGAGCAAGCTTTCTACATGGTTGGCAATATCGAAGAAGCTATCGCCAAAGGCGAAAAAATGAAGGCCGGTAAATAG